The Centroberyx gerrardi isolate f3 chromosome 8, fCenGer3.hap1.cur.20231027, whole genome shotgun sequence genomic sequence tctctaaccaatAGGCAGCACTGCCCCAGTATTATCAGTGGTATGGTACTTCAGGTGCATATACAATCTTTGTGGCAgctatacatatacagtatatatccatGTATCCCACATGCATCTACAACATAAGATAGTGTGAGAAACACTGCAAATGCCATAGGAATGTCTTGtgtctgcattgcattctggtctctctcctgctcctgtgggtggagaaattggtctctctcctcttctacgatggatttctccctgtatgattgttgaacgtctcttggtgcaaaatggcgactctagaaagaagccctcactctttgattctgaggtactgacaccaaaacctgacgtttaccactgatgttttagatcctgaaacattttctgctatcaaactccattgtagctgctgaaAATACCTCAACATGACATCAtattgtctatgtttggccagatAGCTAggggaataagaaaaatccaccgccaaacaacaaaaatccaccctaaaacatttcaacactgttaaaaaactgCTACTGCGATATACCTTGCATTCCTACATCCATtttagggtggaattttccattaacagtgttagtgttttaaggtggatttctcctttaagtgCTTGATCACTGCACTTAGTAACAATTTTAGAGCCTGGATCTTCAATATTTTATCGACACTGAATGAGAAACTTAGGTAATGACTTTTTCAAAGTGTTTTGGAATAGAGCTCTTAAAGTGAAAGCAGAGAAGAGTGTGTTTCTGCCGGTGAGATCCTCTTCTCCTCAAGATTTCCATCTGCCACCGCTACCTATCACCTGGTGTCCGTAGAATAGTGTCAGTTTGTTCCACTTACTCACTATAAGGCAAACATGTCGATTTTAAGTGTCATTCAGTGTAGTATTTAGTCttagattttaattttttcttaaaacaagtgaaaaaatctgataattacacttgtttccaatgcaaatcaacttgttttaagaGTTTTCTTGagtcaagtgtcattttcatgATAATAGTGCAGtgattctgccttgtttcaacataatgacacttgtttctagaaggTTCCAGAAGTGAAACAAAAACTAGTGAGACTTGTTTgtatttgcattggaaacaagcatTGGACTGAACTCATTTTTCAGTTGTCCTGAGTAAAATAAGGCTGAATATAAGACTAGAACTGTACACAAAAGCCACTGACTCACTAATTATGATTAAATAATTTCTCTGTTTATtcatctttttaaaaaatattgcgatatttcctGCTTATGAATGGATAAAAGGCCAATCAGCCGTCTGGAAACATGGAGTCACCACTCCTGCAGGATCCTGATGcacaaaaaatgaacaaaaacatttcagtcaAATGAAAGTGACGAGTAACAAAAAGAACCGTACAGAGGGAAACTATTGAATTACCAGACAGTAAGAAGGACTGTTCACAGGGCGGCTGTGTTTACAAACCGGTAGAACCGCTTTGCTTTCcatgatgatttattatatcagCCATATCATATTTATGACATCATTATTAATAAATGTTTGTCACATTTCCAGGCCATTGGCCCGCTCTGGCCTCCTGTTGCATATTGAGTGCGCTGAAACTCTTTCATGGATTAgactatttttattgtttgattattattttctacCATTATTATTGCTTACatttatattctagttgtgtgcttatatatttccttttccctgctgaatcataTGACTTTGGCCActgcaatgacctaatttccctAACAGTTTCATCTTACCTTATCCAAATCGTTTGATGTGggtctgtccatgttgcatgtgatttgTTATGTGTTACAAGCCCCGCCCTCTTTCATGTGAGCGTGCTCATAGCTGATAGGTAGATCCTGCgctgacagagccagttgataaccagcttcATGAGTTATCTGGATCAGTTATACATATTCCTGTAATTATAAAGACGCCCCAAAGACATTGTATTGTAGTAATTCGCATTGGGTCTTGAAATCTTACGCCTCCTATGTGTACTTTCCACTACTGTGGATCCTAACAGCATAAATGACCTGCATGTATTCAAATCCAGACAAGGGTTAGGCTTGCTGCATGTAAATATTAGAATATCAGTCGCCACAGACCTGGCCATGTAAATATGCCTCTACCCCGAGCTGACCCTGACAATAAAATCCAGGAACACAATGTTAGGCGATGTATTGTCAAGACTACAAGGGTAGGATGTGTTTCATCATAAAATTGCCCTGAACATCGATTAACAGCTGAGTTTAGGGTGTGAACCCCCTTTAAATATTGTTAAGACCAATGGGATGTTTTCTAGAGCTAAGAATATTGATTACAGTAGATTCCATATTTACTCTTTGGCATTTGGATTGGTAACAAACTTGCCTTCAAAGCTCACATTGACAATCTTGTTAAACAGTTACGGTCAAAACTAGGCTTGGagccgatattcgatattatcccGCGATATTGaatatcgtatatcgcgatattttggcgggacagtatcgcgatataaaagtttggatatcgcccaagcctagtcAAAACGAGTCAAAAGAAGAGAATAGTCATCAGTTTAGGACTATGGTGATGTCATTTATGGACATGCCCCATGCTACCAGCCTTAAACCTGTAGATGCTGTCTACCACTCTGCACTGGTTTATTACTGGTGATAACTATGGCACGCATCATTGCCTTCTTTAGGATAAGTTTGGCTGaccctctgtgtctgtgaggTGTGACCAACATCTATATCTCATCATTGTTGTTTGGGATGTTAGTGCTTATCATATCCGCTCTTACTCATACTTCAGGTTCCTCCATTTAAATCTGAACTGTGAAAGACTGAGTTTTGCTTCTTCTTTCACTTGGAATGAACTATAGTGCATTTTGAAATGGACTGTGTTCTCCCTCCATGTGTTCCCATGGTTTAAATAAAGTGAACCCACCCCAACTATTATTTGTGTGCTGCTCTATTAGGCCACTAGCAGGTGGAGTTAATGTTCAGTCTCCACAGTGTGACTAGCAGCGGCACAGAAACTCAAACCAACCCAACCGgtcttttttttactgttgtgaATCTTAATCTGTCATTTGAAACGTGCGCCAGCGTGTGCTGTTACCTTCTGAATGCCTGCACGTCTTTCTGGCTGAAAATGATCTGGAGCATTGCAGACTTGTTTGCATGGACAGCAGCGCTTATAGGACAGGGTTCCTACGCCtccagtgaaatgaaaaatgaaagatgCATTTGTCAATTTCAAATTTATGTTGAAGTTTTGGAATTGGTCAAGACTGGAAAAGGTATGGCAAAGTATGATTTTGAAGTTTCTGACTTGCTGTCATTCATCTTTGTTGTGAAGAACATTTTTCACCAATGGAGTAATGTGATCTACTTTCCATTATTCCTATGCAGGCCTTGAAAGTCTGTAAAAATACTGAAATGagtttgtgcaatttccaagcTATTCAAAATCTGCAAATGATCAAAGTCtggaaaaatgttgttttgtccCAATATACATGAAGTCATATTTTATGTAGTGGTGGACCCATTGtcattttacatattgtgaTGTTGTTGTGAACAACAATCCTATAATGTGATATGGCCCAATCGACAAAATGGAAAACGTACAGGAACCCTGTTATGACAAACCAGTTAGTATTGTATTTGTTCTTTTTGTGGTAAAACTAATACATATTTGACTCCTCCCCCACAGCCACCGCTCCTACGTCTTTCGAAGGCAACTATGGGAAGATCATATACAGAGTGAGGGCTTTTGTCGACACGCCGCGATTCGCTAAGGACTATAAGGCAGAAAGACCCTTTTACCTGCTCAGCCTCCTCAACCTGAACGAAGTGCCTGACATACTGGTGAGAAAGACCATGACTGAATCTTCTCACCAAgatcagtgtggtccacctctaatatgatggatatgatgcagtttgattgattacatatttattgtagaattgatcaatactgcacttgttgtctatgggaagacgtTAACCTGGATtcattctaatgagacattttgatcagattccacataaGTTTGCGTGAATGTGTTTATTGTTatcactattactattattagtggaagtagtagtagcatcctggttttagtgtcccatggtctaaatgctgtaattctctttttattcattttgaaatacAAAGTGATTTAATATGACACTAGCGGTACAAAATGATTGCATCAAGAAGACATtataaaataactaaaaataaaagtaaaataaaaccaCTTAAGAGGGAGGTCCATAATTACAATAGAAGGTACTTTCTTCATGCAAAGTATTTGTTAATACAAAATCTGGTCTTAAGGTGTAACATATTAAGTCACCCATTTCCTccaattttcatcaaatttgtctttctgaatTCTCAAATTAAAGGTTATCTTCTCCATTATAAATATACAATACACTAAATGAATCCAGTCATTTTCACTGGGTATTTCTGACAATTCCTAGTTAATGACTTTTTACATGGTATTCTTAACAGATATTTATCCCCCATCTCCACTCAAGTCCCTCTAAACACTgcttcaaaggcttttccaccctgacaagaatacaattctggtgcaaacagcagcttcagtccagaTATATCTGTATACTCATACATCTGTATGAGTCTTCAGAATCCCAAATATCAGTCTGACCCTACCTTTCTCCGCGCAGGGACCCAGCTCCTCTGCGGTGACCCGGCAGTTCACCTACCTGCTGGTGAAGACGGGTACGGTGGTCCTGCAGGCCCAGAGCGACATGAAGGGATACACGCCGGGCCAGGTCATCCAGCTGACCACCAACATCCACAACCAGTCTGGGAAGACCACCGGCACCGTGGTGGCCAGTCTGATGCAGGTAAACACACTGCTGTTCCATATATTGAGATTATATTGAAATTCACTATATCGCGATAcataaatgtgacaatacgtatcgtggagcagaaaaattaagctccattttattctgctgtatcacaaatgagacgcttgaccatcacaatttctcaagctctccatccaaattatattattgtcactttgtaatgacatttttaaattgttgtttacattctagcgagccaatgccatagctagaaagatttgtggctcagaaataaacataattctgcccagtcagactttgttgtcattgaacttttatttattacatcatatcctggttgtattgaatcatgaacctcatatcgcgtatcgaattgtatggtgagataaacatattgtcccatccctagaaattttgcaattttttttgcattggctacattcacatgatgtttccatgccacactAACCTGTTTAATATTGGAGTAAGACAGTTTTcccataatcagagtatgataTTACTGTGTTATTCTGACCAAGTTATGATGTTTATATGCATCGACCCAAACGCACGTTACTTGAAGGTTAAGAATGGGTTTTCCATTCATGTAAATATGACCAGTGTTACTTGAGTTAGAGTTTTACTTGGTCCTTTGTGGGCTGAGCAAGTTTCAGAACCCAGCGGTcaatgaaacccattcaaaacactTTTGTATCATTTAATAACTGCGTCAATGttacaatgttttgtttttttctgttttacttttttaaaagttaacattttggagatgcgtggttttcatccgacagcagtgaaaacaagaattgttgttttttaaggCAAAGAAGTAACAAATTATTTCCTGCCTATTGAAAAAGGCAGAGCTGTAATTATTTTTGATAACATAGACACTTAGTGTAATTTAATGATATTGACTGCCTCTGTGTAGActtttgagatgtttttttttgcatgatgtTTGCGTTTCAGAGAGTGACCTACGAGACCAAGAGGCCCACCCACGATGTGAGGGCAATAGCTGAGGTGGAGGGTGCTGGGGTGAAGGCCGGCAAGGAGGCAGAGTGGAAGGAGCAGATCAtcgtccctcctctccctcagtcctCCCTCTCCGGCTGCGAACTTATAAAGATCGAATATTATATCAAAGTAAGAAGCACTTCTGTCACATTGTCAGTTATGATTTGTTTCAAGTTGACTGGTCATGGTGTTGATGCCAGAGTTGGGGTCAGTTCAATTCTGAAGAATATCCACTCCCTGAATTAATTGGGATTAAAGAGGATCGACCCCAACACTAGACTGTGGgtgtaaatatgtttttccaCAATAAACTTGACTAACGTTCTCTTTGTCTCTGGATGCCCAGGTCAGTCTAAAATCTCCTGAAGTCATGCTGACGTTACCCATCCACATAGGGAACGTCTCACTGGACAAAAGAGCACGCGCTTCCTCCAAAGCGGCTCCTTCTACCTCCGCTCCGGATGGAACGACAACAACTTCTGCCTCAGCCACCGCCGAcgcccccaccacccccaccatgCCCCCTCGCCCCGCTCCCAAGCCAGCGCCGCGTCCCGCCCCTCGCTCCAGAGTCTCCTCTTACATCTCCCCCAGCGCTCCTCCGGCCGAGGACCACGAGGGAGCCGTGGGCGGGACGACGAGCGAAGCCATCCCCACCAAGAGCCACTCCCAGCTGGGCGCCTCGGGGCCCCACGCCGCCGTGTCGCCCAGCGCCTTCAGCTACGCCCCGGGCCTCACGTTCTCCCAGAACCAGCGGCACAATGGCCCCGCCGCGGACTCCAGCGGGCCTCTGTTCTGCGTGTCCACCGGGGCCACCATACCTTTCTTCTCTGAGAGCAGCGCCACCCCCATGCCAACCTCCTGCCCGCTCATCCTGCCTCCGGACTACAGGAACTCTGCATACCCGCAAGGTCAGTCTGCACCATTCAGGCTGTTGATGAATGCACAGTAGACTGTATTATATACTTagaggtagcagtagtagctgtagtagtagcagtactagcagtACTCCCAACTCAGTGTCCTCTTTGAAAACAcctttaaaacacttttttaaGGCTTGTGTTAACTTGATCGCAGTCTGCATTCTGTTATTCTTATTCCAGTTATTCTATGTATTTGTCCTTTTGTATGTTATTATTCTTCATGTACCACCTCTGtcacaatacatgatagaaacttcatactgacaccacaggttccccctatagagtagatgatctgatttaGATGTTGGAACgccttgctgcatacatttgcatattaatgaggataaactgattttcttgaaactactgtaACACCTTAATGCTtgaagatacagagttcatattaataccactaATCTGTGAAGAAAAGTATGTTGAAATATTTTCTAATTactaatgacctcattagcataactggttatgtttaatactgtacagtatatcatgGTGATTCTGGTGGGACAGGCAAAACATGCTGTTGGAGAATCAGAACAGtacttttttttgcagaaaACGTTACTTCAGTCATCATCATATCTGTTAAGTAGGGTTGGGTTTGGTTTGTTTCTCCATTTCAGTCAGCTTTATGGGAGTCATGAGACTAaaatagagagtgtgtgtgtgggtgtgtctacATTAGCTGGAACATGAAAGCTGCCACTCCCCAGGCTGATACGGCTGTGGTTGTCTTTCTCACTGATGACATAATATGTGGAAATTGGGATATGTAACTGAGTGAGTGTTTGGGTACATTGAGTAATACTGTAACTCTACTCCTGTCTGTTGCAGAGGCGCCTCCCTCCTACGACGAGAGCTGCAACACATGAGCAGCGGGACGGAGAGGCAGAACCCGCCCAGCAGGACGAGGGTTAGCACACTTTGATTTCAATCGGTTCACGATTTAAGCTGAAAACTCATGTCAAATCGGAGCATTTCCAAAATAAGAGTCCCACCATTTTGAAAAGTGTGACACGAACCGAAAGTAAAACTCATCATTGAATATTAAGTTATCAGCTAACTTCagcccttaaaggaatagttcacccaaaaatgaaaattcagccaTGATCTACTCAGAGTAGatcatgactgaattttcatttttgggtgaactgtacCTTTGACATGGACACACAGAGGATAATAAGATGGCAATCTTCAGCAATGAGCATGAGGTTATATTTGGAAATGAGAAAGCGTTCAGTCATCTAGTAGATTGGGTGAAATAAACTTAGAAGCTTTTCtgaatcttgaaaaaaaaaatcacctttttgaattgaactgaaagtgaattgacccccaGACCTGCCGCCCAGCGAACAAGTAGATACACAAATCACACTGGACCAGCCATGGTCAATCCACgctgtatattttttaaaattgtttggAACACCATTTTAGCACTTTGAAAAGAAATATGCAGAATTTTATTTGCCGttatatgtatactgtatatatgtaagAGGAGCCACGTTTTTAGCTTTAGCGTTTTTTAGGTGGCATCTGTGATGTCAAGTTTGGaaagtgtttttatgtttggaAACCTACACAGAAAAAACTATCCTTCACaaatcatttcatcatttcagaTTTACTTGTTTCAAGAACTTACATTCTTGCAACGAGTTGATTTTCACTGGAAATAAATAGAATTATTGTTAACCAGCTGGCATATTTTTGACTGGATAGTAGATGGAAATGGTTTGTTAGAAGGGTTTTTGTGATGTGAATTTGCCTTTGGTGACAcgttaggtttttttttaatataatgatCCTGTTTTTGTTTCGGCTCTCAAATGATCTCTGTAGCGTTTGATCATCTGTTTGACACTGACGGTGAATCTGTATTGTATTGATTTGTAGGATTGCTTAGAGAAATAGTGTTATGTAAGGTCAGAGGCATCTAGAAAGTGTTCTGCACCTACTGAATGTGCATTTGTACATGT encodes the following:
- the arrdc1a gene encoding arrestin domain-containing protein 1a — encoded protein: MGKLQEFELTFDNNKVVYSPGESISGTLKIKVAQSFQCKAIKVNCNGFCGITNKVNDTAWTVEEQYFNSTVSVADKGTLKQGDHCFPFKFLIPATAPTSFEGNYGKIIYRVRAFVDTPRFAKDYKAERPFYLLSLLNLNEVPDILGPSSSAVTRQFTYLLVKTGTVVLQAQSDMKGYTPGQVIQLTTNIHNQSGKTTGTVVASLMQRVTYETKRPTHDVRAIAEVEGAGVKAGKEAEWKEQIIVPPLPQSSLSGCELIKIEYYIKVSLKSPEVMLTLPIHIGNVSLDKRARASSKAAPSTSAPDGTTTTSASATADAPTTPTMPPRPAPKPAPRPAPRSRVSSYISPSAPPAEDHEGAVGGTTSEAIPTKSHSQLGASGPHAAVSPSAFSYAPGLTFSQNQRHNGPAADSSGPLFCVSTGATIPFFSESSATPMPTSCPLILPPDYRNSAYPQEAPPSYDESCNT